DNA from Candidatus Thermoplasmatota archaeon:
TGGTTCGTGGCAACCTCATTCCATTTATCGGCAAGCTCCTTCAAGGAATCCTCAAGCTCCTTCCGCGAGCTGGGGGGATTGGCCAACTTTATTTCTGCCAATCGCTTGACGCCCCCGAACAGGATGCCCATTTGACGGTGGCGCTCTGCCCTCCTAGGGTAATCAAGGTAGTTCTGCAGAGCAGCTGAAACCACAGCGACGAAGGTGAGGAATCCCGCTAGCACCTGCAACCAGTAGATGGGGGATGATGTCAAGT
Protein-coding regions in this window:
- a CDS encoding SLATT domain-containing protein, translated to MGVVSVSVTAVAGTSVFANLTSSPIYWLQVLAGFLTFVAVVSAALQNYLDYPRRAERHRQMGILFGGVKRLAEIKLANPPSSRKELEDSLKELADKWNEVATNQPSIPQWLLEKVEKEVESRPERRRLLDRGGEQEA